GGCCGTGGCACCCTCGTCGGCAAAGATCTCGGCCGCGCCCACGGAAAGCGCCTGCTTGCCAAAATCGTCCGACCCGAGCGTTTCCACGACGGCCACCTTCGCGCCCTGCTCGGCCACGACCAGCGTGCGCCCGAAGGCCGCCGTGCCGCCCTCGCCGATCCAGCGGTAGACGCGGAAGGGCGCCTCGACCTGCACGTCGCGCGGAACGTACAGGAACGCGCCGCCCGTCCACAGCGACTCGTTCATCGCGGCGAACTTGCCGTCCTCGGGCGTAACGCCGGTGGCCAGGAAGCGCTGCACCAGCTCGGGGTGCTGCTGGATGGCGATCTCCAGCGAGGTGAAGATCACCCCCTGCGCCGCCAGCTCCTCGGGAAGCTCGCGCAGCACCACGGAGGCATCCACCTGCACCAGCGTGGCCGCGGATTCGCCCGCCTCGTCCATCAGCGAGGTCAGGCCGGGGGCGAACCCGCCGGCCTGGGCCGGGCCGCGCTCCTCGGCGAACGCAAAGGCATCGAGCTTCAGCGCCTTCTTGATGTCGGTGTAGCGCCAGTCTTCCAGGCGCGTGCTGGGCATGGGCGCGTCGGCGAACGCGCCGTGCGCACGCATGCGCGCGTCGAGCAGCCAGCCGGGCTCGCCCTTTCGCGCGGAAAGGATCTCCACCTGGTCGCGGGTGAAGATGCCGGTCTCGGGTGCCGCGGTCATCGTCTCCGTCATCATCCCACCGAACCTTCCATCTCCAGCTCGATCAGCCGGTTCAGCTCCACGGCGTACTCCAGCGGGAGCTCCTTGGCGATGGGCTCGATGAAGCCGCGCACCACCATCGTAGCCGCCTCGTCTTCGGAAAGACCGCGCGACATCAGGTAGAACAGCTGCTCGTCGCCGATCTTGCTGACCGTGGCCTCGTGGCCGATCTGCGCGTTCTGGTCTTCGATGTTGATGTACGGATAGGTGTCCGTACGTGCCTCTTCGTCCAGCAGGAGCGCGTCGCACTCCACGTTGCTGCGCGAGTGGTGCGCGCCGGGCTGCACGTGCAGCAGGCCGCGGTACGAACTCCGGCCGCTGCCGCGCGAGATGGACTTGGAGACGATGCGCGACGACGTGTGCGGCGCCGCGTGCACCACCTTGCCGCCCGCGTCCTGGTGCTGGCCGGGGCCGGCGTAGGCGATGGAAAGGATCTCGCCGCGCGCGCCCTCGCCCATCAGGTAGCAGCTGGGGTACTTCATGGTCAGCTTGCTGCCCAGGTTGCCGTCCACCCACTCCATCGTCCCGTGGCGGCCCACCTTGGCGCGCTGGGTGACCAGGTTGTAGACGTTGTGCGACCAGTTCTGGATGGTCGTGTAGCGGCAGCGGGCGTTGTCCTTGACGACGATCTCGATGACGCCCGAGTGGAACGAGTCCTGGCTGTACGACGGGGCCGTGCAGCCCTCGATGTACTGAACCTGGGCGCCTTCCTCGACGATGATCAGCGTGCGCTCGAACTGCCCCATCGCCTCGGCGTTGATGCGGAAGTACGCCTGCAGCGGCATGTCGAGCTTCACCCCCTTGGGGATGTACACGAACGACCCGCCCGACCACACCGCCGTGTTCACCGCGGCGAAGAAGTTGTCGCGGAACGGGACCACCGTGCCGAAGTACTCGCGCACCAGGTCTTCGTGCTCGCGCAGGCCGTCATCCATCCCCTTGAAGATGACGCCGGCGTCTTCCCACTCGGCCTTGAGCGAGTGGTACACGACCTCCGACTCGTACTGCGCGCCCACCCCGGCCAGGATGCGGCGCTCCTGGTCGGGAATGCCCAGCCGCTCGAAGGTGTTCTTGATGGTTTCGGGCACCTCGTCCCACGTCTTCCCCACCTTTTCGTTGGGGCGGATGTAGAAGAAGATGTCCTCGAAGTTGAGCCCCGACAGGTCGCCGCCCCACTCCGGCCACGGCCGGGCCTGGGCGTGCTTCAGCGCCTTGAGCCGGTTCTTGAGCATCCACTCCGGCTCGTTCTTCTGCGCGCTGACCATCCGGACGATCTCCTCGTCGAGCCCCTTGCGGCTCTTGAAGAGGTACTCGATGTCGTCCTTGAAGCCGAACTTGTATTCGTCGAGCCCGAGTGCGGCTACGTCTTCGTTGAATGGCATTGCTGCCTCCTCTGGTAGTTTTGTCGCGACCGTCAGCCTGGTGGAGGAGTGCGTTAGTGCGTGAGTGCGTTAGTGCGGAAACAGCCACTCACGCACTCACGCACTTCCGCACTCACGCACTTACTTCCTCACGAAGCCAGTCGTAGCCGCGCTCTTCCAGCTCCAGCGCCAGTTCGGGGCCACCCGTGCGGATGATCTGCCCGTCCACCATCACGTGCACCTTGTCGGGCGTGATGTAGTTGAGCATGCGCTGGTAGTGCGTGATCAGGAGCACCGACATCCCGGTGCGCTCCGACTTGATCTTGTTGATGCCCGCCGTGACGATCTTCAGCGCGTCGATGTCCAGGCCCGAGTCGGTTTCGTCCATCACGGCCAGGGCCGGCTCCAGCATGGCCAGCTGCAGGATCTCGTTGCGCTTCTTTTCGCCGCCGGAGAAGCCGTCGTTCACCGAGCGCTGGGCGAACACCGGGTCCATCTCCAACATTTCCATGCGGCCTTCCAGCTCTTCCTGGAAGTCGAAGATGTCTACCTCTTCGCCGCGCTTGGCGTTCAGCGCCGTGCGCATGAAGTTGGCGACCGACACGCCGGGGATTTCCACGGGGTACTGGAAGGCCAGGAAGATGCCGGCGCGGGCGCGCTCGTCGGGCTGCATGTCGAGCACGCTCTGCCCCTGGAACACGATGTCGCCGTCCGTCACCTCGTAGGCCGGGTGGCCCGAGATCACCTTGCTGAGGGTGCTCTTTCCGGAGCCGTTGGGGCCCATGATCGCATGGATCTCGCCCTCGTTCAGCTCCAGGTTCAGCCCCTTGAGGATCTCCGTGCCGTCTTCGGCGATCTCGGCGTGGAGGTTGGTGATCTTGAGCAGCGGTTCAGCCATCTATCGGTTCTCCTGGGCCCGCCGGCGCGCGCCGGCCGTCTCGGGTTCGTGTCCTCTTCGTACCTAGCAAGAATGATTCTTACTATCATCCATAACCTAGGTTCCGGGCGCTCCCCGGTCAAGGTTGCGCCCCTTGCGCGGCACCGGGGGGACGTGCCCAACTTCCGGGACGGACGCGCCTTCATCCGCCCCGGATTCCCCAGCCCGCGAGCACGCCGTTGACCGACGCAGAAATGCAATCGCCCCCGGGGCCGCGCACCGTGCTGGTGCTGGGCGGCGGGGGGATGAAGGGCACCGCGCACGTG
The Longimicrobium sp. genome window above contains:
- the sufB gene encoding Fe-S cluster assembly protein SufB, with the protein product MPFNEDVAALGLDEYKFGFKDDIEYLFKSRKGLDEEIVRMVSAQKNEPEWMLKNRLKALKHAQARPWPEWGGDLSGLNFEDIFFYIRPNEKVGKTWDEVPETIKNTFERLGIPDQERRILAGVGAQYESEVVYHSLKAEWEDAGVIFKGMDDGLREHEDLVREYFGTVVPFRDNFFAAVNTAVWSGGSFVYIPKGVKLDMPLQAYFRINAEAMGQFERTLIIVEEGAQVQYIEGCTAPSYSQDSFHSGVIEIVVKDNARCRYTTIQNWSHNVYNLVTQRAKVGRHGTMEWVDGNLGSKLTMKYPSCYLMGEGARGEILSIAYAGPGQHQDAGGKVVHAAPHTSSRIVSKSISRGSGRSSYRGLLHVQPGAHHSRSNVECDALLLDEEARTDTYPYINIEDQNAQIGHEATVSKIGDEQLFYLMSRGLSEDEAATMVVRGFIEPIAKELPLEYAVELNRLIELEMEGSVG
- the sufC gene encoding Fe-S cluster assembly ATPase SufC, producing MAEPLLKITNLHAEIAEDGTEILKGLNLELNEGEIHAIMGPNGSGKSTLSKVISGHPAYEVTDGDIVFQGQSVLDMQPDERARAGIFLAFQYPVEIPGVSVANFMRTALNAKRGEEVDIFDFQEELEGRMEMLEMDPVFAQRSVNDGFSGGEKKRNEILQLAMLEPALAVMDETDSGLDIDALKIVTAGINKIKSERTGMSVLLITHYQRMLNYITPDKVHVMVDGQIIRTGGPELALELEERGYDWLREEVSA